The following coding sequences are from one Mycobacterium bourgelatii window:
- a CDS encoding nucleoside hydrolase, whose product MAAVNAVFVDVDTGIDDALALIFLLASDIDVVGIASTGGNISVDQVCANNLGLLELCGVPDIPVSKGADDPLHGQWGESSKFHGPKGLGYADLPATDRRLTRYDATTAWVEAARARPGELIGLVTGPLTNLALALRAEPALPTLLRRLVIMGGTFGEQPVSEWNIRVDPEAATEVFAAWAGHQELPVVCGLQLTRRVAMTPEILARLATAAGPSPLITMIKDAVRFYFESHESRGLGYVAFMHDPLAAAVALDPQLVSARAATVDVDLTGARGRTVADYSGSREPNAQIAVDVDPAAFFDLFIERVAAFARKKFASR is encoded by the coding sequence GTGGCGGCGGTGAACGCCGTTTTCGTCGATGTCGATACCGGCATCGACGATGCACTTGCGTTGATTTTTCTGCTGGCCAGTGACATCGACGTGGTGGGCATCGCCTCAACCGGCGGCAACATCTCGGTCGACCAGGTGTGTGCGAACAACCTCGGCCTCCTCGAATTGTGCGGCGTCCCAGACATACCCGTATCCAAAGGCGCCGACGACCCGCTGCACGGACAGTGGGGTGAGTCCTCAAAGTTTCACGGCCCCAAGGGTTTAGGCTATGCCGATCTGCCAGCTACCGACCGCCGGCTCACCCGCTACGACGCGACGACGGCCTGGGTCGAGGCGGCCCGCGCCCGCCCCGGTGAGCTGATCGGGCTGGTCACCGGACCGTTGACCAATCTGGCGCTCGCGCTGCGGGCCGAACCCGCGCTGCCGACGCTGCTGCGCCGGCTGGTGATCATGGGCGGCACGTTCGGCGAGCAGCCGGTGTCCGAGTGGAACATCCGGGTAGACCCAGAAGCCGCCACCGAGGTGTTCGCTGCCTGGGCTGGGCACCAAGAACTTCCGGTCGTGTGCGGGCTGCAGCTGACCAGACGTGTCGCAATGACACCGGAGATACTCGCCCGACTGGCGACGGCCGCCGGACCGTCACCGCTGATCACGATGATCAAGGACGCGGTGCGGTTCTACTTCGAGTCGCACGAGTCCCGCGGCCTGGGTTATGTGGCGTTCATGCACGATCCGTTGGCCGCCGCCGTCGCCCTGGACCCGCAGTTGGTGTCGGCACGCGCGGCGACGGTGGACGTCGATCTGACCGGTGCCCGGGGCCGGACCGTTGCCGATTACTCGGGAAGCCGAGAACCCAACGCGCAGATCGCCGTTGATGTCGACCCGGCCGCGTTTTTCGACCTGTTCATCGAACGGGTGGCGGCGTTTGCGCGCAAGAAATTCGCAAGCCGCTAG
- a CDS encoding beta-phosphoglucomutase family hydrolase has protein sequence MRFSVLGLPDKVRACLFDLDGVLTDTASVHTKAWKAMFDEYLKQRAERTGEEFVPFDPAADYRKYVDGKPRQDGVRSFLSSRDIELPDGDPDDSGDTETVNGLGNRKNDMFQKVLKEDGVEVFDGSRRYLEAAADAGLAIAVVSSSANTRDVLEITGLDRFVQARVDGVTLREENIAGKPAPDSFLRAAKLLEVTPEEAAVFEDAISGVQAGRAGNFGLVVGVDRVGQADDLRSNGADVVVTDLAELLQS, from the coding sequence GTGAGGTTCTCCGTGCTCGGTCTGCCAGATAAGGTGCGCGCCTGCCTGTTCGACCTCGACGGAGTGCTCACCGATACCGCGAGCGTGCATACCAAGGCCTGGAAGGCCATGTTCGACGAATATCTGAAGCAACGGGCCGAGCGCACCGGAGAGGAATTCGTTCCCTTCGATCCGGCCGCCGACTACCGCAAATATGTGGACGGAAAGCCACGGCAAGACGGTGTCCGTTCCTTCCTGAGCAGTCGGGACATCGAATTGCCTGACGGCGATCCCGATGACTCCGGGGATACCGAGACGGTGAACGGCCTGGGCAACCGGAAGAACGACATGTTTCAAAAGGTCCTCAAAGAAGACGGTGTCGAGGTTTTCGACGGATCGCGGCGCTATTTGGAAGCCGCGGCGGACGCCGGTCTGGCCATCGCCGTCGTGTCGTCGAGTGCAAATACTCGCGACGTGCTCGAGATCACCGGCCTGGACCGCTTCGTCCAAGCGCGGGTGGACGGCGTCACCTTGCGTGAAGAAAACATCGCCGGCAAACCCGCGCCGGACTCATTTCTGCGCGCGGCGAAACTGTTGGAGGTGACTCCCGAAGAAGCCGCGGTGTTCGAAGACGCAATCTCTGGCGTGCAAGCAGGGCGTGCCGGTAACTTCGGCCTAGTGGTGGGAGTCGATCGAGTGGGTCAGGCCGATGATTTACGCAGCAATGGCGCGGACGTGGTGGTAACGGATCTCGCCGAACTGCTGCAGTCATGA
- the guaA gene encoding glutamine-hydrolyzing GMP synthase yields the protein MPVESGSPRPVLVVDFGAQYAQLIARRVREARVFSEVIPHTASIEEIKAHDPLALVLSGGPASVYAEGAPQLDPELFELDLPVFGICYGFQAMAQALGGTVAQTGTREYGRTELKVVGGELHSGLPPVQPVWMSHGDAVTSAPDGFAVVASSAGAPVAAFENVGRRLAGVQYHPEVMHTPHGQQILNRFLHDFAGIGAEWTPANIASALVEQVREKIGDGRAICGLSGGVDSAVAAALVQRAIGDRLTCVFVDHGLLRAGEREQVERDFVAATGAKLVTVDAADTFLEALAGVTNPEGKRKIIGRKFIRAFEGAVRDIVGGNASGDEIEFLVQGTLYPDVVESGGGSGTANIKSHHNVGGLPEDLKFTLVEPLRLLFKDEVRAVGRELGLPEEIVARQPFPGPGLGIRIVGEVTAARLETLRHADSIAREELTAAGLDHQIWQCPVVLLADVRSVGVQGDGRTYGHPIVLRPVSSEDAMTADWTRVPYEVLERISTRITNEVAEVNRVVLDITSKPPGTIEWE from the coding sequence ATGCCCGTGGAATCAGGCTCGCCGCGGCCCGTATTGGTGGTCGACTTCGGTGCGCAGTATGCGCAATTGATCGCTCGCCGCGTCCGTGAGGCGCGGGTCTTCTCGGAGGTCATTCCGCATACCGCCTCGATCGAGGAAATCAAAGCTCATGATCCGTTGGCGTTGGTGTTGTCCGGCGGGCCGGCCAGTGTCTACGCCGAAGGCGCCCCGCAACTGGATCCGGAACTGTTCGAGCTCGACCTACCGGTATTCGGCATTTGCTACGGGTTTCAGGCCATGGCGCAGGCGTTGGGCGGCACCGTGGCCCAGACCGGTACGCGTGAGTACGGCCGCACCGAACTGAAAGTGGTTGGTGGCGAGCTGCATTCGGGATTGCCCCCGGTCCAGCCCGTCTGGATGAGCCATGGGGATGCGGTCACGTCGGCGCCCGACGGATTCGCCGTGGTGGCCAGCAGTGCCGGCGCCCCAGTCGCGGCTTTCGAAAACGTCGGTCGCCGCCTGGCCGGGGTGCAGTACCACCCGGAAGTGATGCACACGCCCCATGGGCAACAAATCCTCAACCGGTTCCTGCATGACTTCGCCGGGATTGGCGCGGAGTGGACGCCGGCCAATATCGCCAGTGCGCTGGTGGAGCAGGTGCGGGAGAAGATCGGCGATGGACGCGCGATTTGCGGGCTGTCCGGTGGGGTGGACTCCGCGGTGGCGGCGGCCTTGGTCCAACGCGCCATCGGTGACCGATTGACCTGTGTCTTCGTCGATCACGGATTGCTGCGCGCGGGTGAGCGTGAGCAGGTGGAGCGGGATTTCGTGGCCGCCACCGGGGCCAAACTGGTGACCGTTGATGCCGCCGACACCTTCCTGGAGGCGTTGGCGGGTGTGACCAATCCCGAAGGCAAACGCAAGATCATCGGCCGCAAGTTCATTCGGGCCTTCGAAGGTGCGGTGCGGGATATCGTGGGAGGCAACGCCTCTGGCGACGAAATCGAGTTCTTGGTGCAAGGCACGCTGTATCCCGATGTGGTGGAGTCCGGTGGAGGCAGTGGGACGGCGAACATCAAGAGCCACCACAACGTCGGGGGGCTGCCGGAAGACCTGAAGTTCACTCTTGTTGAGCCGCTGCGGCTTCTGTTCAAAGACGAAGTGCGTGCGGTGGGACGGGAGTTGGGTCTGCCGGAGGAAATTGTTGCCCGGCAACCCTTCCCGGGACCGGGTTTGGGCATTCGCATTGTCGGTGAGGTGACCGCCGCGCGGCTGGAAACGCTGCGGCACGCTGATTCGATCGCACGCGAGGAATTGACCGCGGCGGGCCTGGATCACCAGATCTGGCAGTGTCCGGTGGTGCTGCTGGCCGACGTCCGTTCGGTGGGGGTGCAGGGTGACGGCCGTACCTATGGGCATCCGATCGTGTTGCGTCCGGTGTCCAGTGAGGACGCCATGACCGCCGACTGGACCCGCGTTCCTTATGAGGTGTTGGAGCGGATCTCAACTCGGATCACCAACGAGGTCGCGGAAGTCAACCGCGTGGTGCTGGATATCACCAGTAAGCCACCGGGCACCATCGAGTGGGAGTAG
- a CDS encoding DNA polymerase Y family protein: MDWPAVAAAAAAGQPVTAPVAVTLANRVIACSATARAAGVRRGLRRREAAARCPQLHIVAADADRDARFFEGVIAAVDDLVPRAEVLRPGLLVLPVRGAARYFGSEQQAAERLVDAVAVSSVAGAECQVGIADQLSTAVFAARAGRIVEPGGDARFLSLLSIRQLATEPSLSGPGRDELTDLLWRLGIRTMGQFAALSRTDVASRFGAEGVAAHRFARGEPERAPSGRELPPELDAVLDCDPPIDRVDAAAFAGRSLAASLHQALMAAGVECTRLAIHAVTANGEELSRVWRCAEPLTEDATADRVRWQLDGWLNHRTAQARPTGPVTSLRLQAIEVVSAGALQLPLWGGLGDEDRLRARRALVRVQGLLGPEAVQVPVLSGGRGPAERITLTPLGDEPVPQADPDQPWPGQLPQPSPAVLLDDAVELLDAQRNPVRVTSRGMFSADPVRLTLRGQDDRVCWWAGPWPVDERWWDPDRAAGARTARAQVLLESERALLLCYRQRRWYLEGAYE; encoded by the coding sequence ATGGACTGGCCCGCGGTGGCCGCTGCTGCGGCGGCGGGCCAGCCCGTGACGGCTCCGGTCGCGGTCACGTTGGCCAACCGGGTGATCGCCTGTTCGGCGACCGCGCGTGCGGCGGGCGTACGGCGGGGGTTGCGACGCCGGGAGGCGGCGGCGCGCTGCCCGCAACTGCACATCGTGGCCGCCGACGCCGACCGCGACGCCCGCTTCTTCGAAGGGGTGATCGCTGCGGTGGACGATCTGGTGCCCCGCGCCGAGGTGCTACGGCCCGGGCTCCTGGTATTACCGGTGCGCGGGGCGGCCCGCTATTTCGGCTCCGAACAGCAGGCGGCCGAGCGGTTGGTTGACGCGGTGGCTGTGAGTTCAGTGGCGGGCGCCGAGTGCCAGGTCGGGATAGCCGACCAGTTGTCCACCGCGGTCTTCGCCGCACGCGCGGGCCGGATCGTGGAGCCGGGAGGCGACGCGCGGTTCTTGTCCTTGTTGTCGATCCGACAGCTTGCCACCGAACCGAGCTTGTCGGGTCCTGGGCGGGATGAGTTGACGGATCTGTTGTGGCGGTTAGGGATTCGCACCATGGGCCAGTTCGCTGCGCTGTCCCGCACCGACGTGGCCTCCCGGTTCGGGGCCGAGGGGGTGGCCGCACACCGGTTTGCCCGCGGCGAGCCCGAGCGGGCGCCGTCCGGTCGGGAGTTGCCGCCGGAACTCGACGCCGTGCTGGACTGCGATCCGCCGATCGACCGGGTCGACGCCGCGGCATTCGCCGGGCGCTCGTTGGCCGCCTCGCTGCATCAGGCGTTGATGGCGGCCGGGGTGGAGTGTACCCGACTGGCGATCCACGCCGTCACCGCCAACGGCGAAGAACTGAGCCGAGTGTGGCGGTGTGCCGAGCCGTTGACCGAGGACGCCACCGCGGACCGCGTGCGCTGGCAGCTGGACGGGTGGCTGAACCATCGAACCGCCCAGGCTAGGCCGACCGGCCCGGTGACCTCGTTGCGTCTGCAGGCCATCGAGGTGGTGTCGGCCGGGGCATTGCAGCTCCCGCTGTGGGGTGGTCTTGGTGACGAGGACAGGCTCCGAGCCCGACGGGCGCTGGTGCGGGTTCAGGGCCTGCTCGGTCCGGAGGCGGTCCAGGTGCCGGTGCTGTCCGGTGGCCGCGGACCGGCCGAACGCATCACGCTGACCCCACTGGGCGACGAGCCGGTGCCGCAAGCGGACCCGGATCAGCCCTGGCCTGGCCAACTGCCGCAGCCGTCGCCGGCGGTGTTGCTCGATGATGCGGTGGAATTGCTTGATGCCCAACGGAATCCGGTTCGGGTGACCAGTCGCGGGATGTTCTCCGCCGATCCGGTGCGGCTGACGCTGCGGGGTCAGGACGACCGGGTGTGCTGGTGGGCCGGACCGTGGCCGGTCGACGAGCGATGGTGGGATCCGGATCGGGCAGCGGGCGCGCGTACCGCTCGGGCCCAGGTGTTGTTGGAGAGCGAACGCGCGCTGCTGCTGTGTTACCGCCAGCGGCGCTGGTACCTCGAGGGGGCCTATGAATAG
- a CDS encoding cold-shock protein translates to MWDAGCFGVRHVGKVVRFDEVRGYGFVAPDIGGDDVFLHVNDLEVDKRKVKPGVQVSFEIEEGNRGKFATEVRLADAPPKLHSDVGDDDGAAIGDDYFDVLTPEEFLHIVTEKLLRITPALNAQQILEVRSGFEQLARKQGWIDA, encoded by the coding sequence ATGTGGGATGCGGGGTGTTTTGGGGTGCGGCACGTTGGGAAAGTGGTTCGTTTTGATGAAGTGCGTGGGTATGGTTTCGTAGCACCCGATATCGGCGGAGACGACGTCTTTCTGCATGTCAATGATCTGGAAGTAGACAAGCGAAAGGTCAAGCCGGGCGTGCAGGTTTCTTTTGAAATCGAAGAGGGCAATCGCGGAAAGTTTGCGACGGAAGTCCGGCTCGCGGATGCACCACCAAAGCTCCATTCCGATGTCGGAGACGATGACGGGGCCGCGATCGGTGACGATTACTTCGATGTTCTTACTCCCGAGGAATTTCTGCACATCGTCACCGAGAAGCTGTTGCGGATAACCCCTGCTCTGAACGCCCAGCAGATCCTCGAGGTGCGCAGCGGCTTCGAGCAACTGGCCCGCAAGCAGGGCTGGATCGACGCGTAG
- the cmaA1 gene encoding cyclopropane mycolic acid synthase CmaA1: protein MADDLTPHFDDIQAHYDLSDDFFRLFLDPSQTYSCAYFERDDMTLEEAQLAKVDLALGKLGLQPGMTLLDVGCGWGATMRRAIEKYDVNVVGLTLSKNQAAHVQQQFDAMDTSRTRRVLLNGWEQFDEPVDRIVSIGAFEHFGHERYDAFFTLAHRLLPDDGIMLLHTITGLHPLEMKERGLPLTFEFARFVKFIVTEIFPGGRLPSIPMVQERAAANGFTVTRVQSLQPHYAKTLDIWSAALEARKDEAIALQSEEVYERYIKYLTGCANAFRVGYIDVNQFTCQK from the coding sequence ATGGCCGACGATCTCACGCCGCACTTCGACGACATCCAGGCGCACTACGACCTGTCCGACGACTTCTTCCGACTATTCCTCGACCCCAGCCAGACCTACAGCTGCGCCTACTTCGAGCGCGACGACATGACATTGGAAGAGGCTCAGCTCGCCAAGGTTGATCTGGCCTTGGGCAAGCTCGGACTACAGCCGGGCATGACCCTGCTCGACGTCGGCTGCGGCTGGGGCGCGACGATGCGCCGGGCCATCGAGAAGTACGACGTCAACGTCGTCGGCCTGACGCTCAGCAAGAACCAGGCGGCCCACGTCCAGCAGCAGTTCGACGCGATGGACACCTCCCGGACCAGGCGGGTGCTGCTCAACGGTTGGGAACAGTTCGACGAGCCCGTCGACCGGATCGTCAGCATCGGAGCATTCGAGCATTTCGGGCACGAACGCTACGACGCATTCTTCACCCTGGCGCACCGCTTGCTACCCGACGACGGAATCATGTTGCTGCACACCATCACTGGGCTGCACCCGTTGGAGATGAAGGAACGCGGTCTGCCGCTGACATTCGAATTCGCCCGGTTCGTCAAATTCATCGTCACCGAGATCTTCCCGGGTGGGCGGCTACCGTCGATCCCGATGGTTCAGGAACGGGCCGCCGCCAACGGCTTCACCGTGACCCGCGTTCAGTCGTTGCAGCCGCACTACGCAAAGACGCTCGACATCTGGTCTGCGGCGCTGGAAGCCCGCAAGGACGAAGCGATCGCACTGCAATCCGAGGAAGTTTACGAGCGTTACATCAAGTACCTGACCGGCTGCGCCAATGCCTTCCGCGTCGGGTACATCGACGTCAACCAATTCACGTGCCAGAAGTGA